The sequence ACagtgttttatttttaggtATTGTTCGATGTTAAGGAAATGGAGGCTGTTATACCAGCGAAAACGAAACGGCTACCCTACATTCCTCTCAGTAAGGCATGTATGTATCCGTACCTCGATTTCATAAACAAACATCTTTCTCCAAAGTCCCTGCCCCTTTCCTTTATATGACCCGTAACCTTGGAAGTCTTTGGTGGCATCTGCTTTGACGCTTCTTGCGTCACCTGGTTAGATAGACTGGCCTTGGCCATGCAAATTTTGCTCGTTGACTGCATAGGTAAACGAGACCGTCAAACATGAATAATGTTTGACCTGTCTATTATCCTCCACAGCCCAAATCCtgcctttgtttctttttcttcctgctcGTGACGTACTGGCTGTGGCTGAGGTGGTCTTGATAGGCTCGCACGTCTCTGCGACCCAATCTCTGCAACACCCTGGCGCACATCTACGAAATCTGATTTGCCTTTTGATGTCTTGACTCCAACACAAGGCAAAGCACAGGTAAAACAAGGGCGGTGACATGACGGCAGCACACGGAATTCTTCCCTAAGCTTACCTGTACGACGCCCACATCGGCCTATTCTGGGCAGGTGGTCGggcattttttctttcggtGGACGTCGGCTCCCAGCAGAGTCTCTCGTCATCAGCCACCACAGCTCTATGCTCCGAAGGCTCACACGCGACACGACTCGGGCCGTTCCTCGTTGGTACAAGTACAAGTAAGTGCGTGTATCAAACGGAGCAAAGGATGTGGGGGAGCTGTGCAGGACACGGCAGTATGGAAGCCAGACAATCCAGAGAAATCCGTTTGTCGTCCATTACCTAACAAATGTCTGACACGGACGGCCAGACGACCAAGTATCCAGTACAAGCCAACCAACGAAACGCTTCTCAGCCATCCGTTCGTTCGCAGGCTGTTCCTTGTGATTCCACAGCCATCTGTCTGCATCTTCACCATCTGGCATCACATTGCATTTCCGAAGGGTGTGACTCACACACTTGCTCGAGTGAATGCGAGATCGCCCGCCGTCGATTCGTGTCTCCCGTGCCAGCACACTGCACGCCGCGGCAGGCTGCAGCGCCGTCCCAAAGTGGCCGTGGACGAAGCTTCCTGTGGCTCGCAGGCCGCTGGGCTTCCTGCATGGCGCACAAGATGGAGGGCCGGAGGGGGACGCAGACTCGAGGCAGCCGCCGCTACGGCTTCGATGCCTTGATGAGCCCTGCTGGTGCGCGGCCAATGGGAATCGCGGGGCGGCGTGTGCGCAGAATCGCGTCGACCCGGGACCGACGCTTTCGTGGCTGGGCTTCTCGTTGAGCCTGCGCCGCCGCAAAGGAGCTTCTGTCTCGACCCCCTTTCTGGGCGAGCGAGTGGCCGACTGGCGCCTGGCGCTCCCATCCTTGGCGTTGTAGCAGATACATGAGCCCGCGACGCCGTAGAGAGGCTGCATGGATGAGACGGCATGGCAGCAGAAATCGCTGGGAAAGCCCATTCGACGAGTGTCGATTGCGCGTCTAGGACTCTGATGTGATTGCCCGTACCGTCTACCTGAGTGTACTTTGCTGACATGGCGCCACCCTCCATCTCGACTCGTCCAGAGCAGTCCTGAGCGTTCGTTCTGTGGCCGCCGGCGACAGAGTCTTTCTTATGCGCACGCCAGGCGTTACGGCTTCGCCCATTTGTGTGCTCTCTCCAGGCAGGAATTGGTGCCCGTAGCAGCGATTCCCCGGTTTCATCCATTTTGAAATCCCTATTTTATGACTACAGCCATCCCCCCCTCTTTTCTCCGATTCTCACCTCTGTTATCAATTTTGcgtttgtgtgtgtgagtgtgtgtgtgaacGGGCCTTCCATCTGACGGGCAACCAGACTCGGGCTTGAGATAATAATACCACGTTATTATTCCGCATTCTGCCGGGGgctgcaaagagagagagaaaaaaaaaaattctttcgTCCCTGCCTACTTGATCTTCCTACTTCCTActcatctcttcctcctcatcttccttctttcacTCTTGCGCATCACTGCTTTCAGCATCCAAACGCATTTACTCAGCGATCTGGCCCTTGCAAAGCCGACATACCGCACCAAGACGACTCCATCCATCGTGTGCGGATCTCGCAGACGCACACAGGCATTTGTGCATCCGGCGACGCATCTCTCtcagctgttttttttttctcctgcGACGTGCATATTCCGCTGCTCCTCGGTGCATATAGCGCGCTTGGGTTGACGAATGAACCTTGCGTGAAAGGGCCTCGGTCGCCGTCGCCTTGCTTGTGGCTCGCCCACATCGTTTCGTTTCTGCTCCTGCACCCCTGCCACCCTCCCAGCGGCCGTTGGGCAGCGTCGCATCCCACTACGGTTGGGCAGTCTGTGGTTCCAGAAGTCGAATCAATTTTCGTCTTCGCCTTCTACggagagtaaaaaaaaaaaaaaaaaaaaaaaactgcatCGCATCATTGCCAGCCATGTCTCTCCATCAGCGAGTATCCGCCAATAGCGGGCGGAGAGCCTCCATCTCGCACTCGGCGCCTTTTGGTTTGTCTACCCATAATTTCTTACATGTGCCCACTCGCTCAATCCCGTTTGCAGTCACCTCCGATTACGAACAGCGCCTGCTCGATTCCCTCAACACGGCTCATACGGAGCTCAACAAGACCAACTCGGAGAGGGATCGCTATCTAAGTCTCCTCGAACAGGCCAACAAGAAGCTCGCCGAAGTCACAGTCACCAATACCGACCTCAAATCTCAGAATCAGAACTTGAAAGACACCATCGCCTCACTCCAGGAGAGGCTCCAGCGCGGTAAGGAAGAAAGCGAGAGGCTCGCCTTTGAGAATGATGCTCTTGCACGAGACTATACCGAGCTCAAGGCCAAGTACAGCAGCCTGTCTCATCAGTACAATGCGCTGAACagtgctcctcctccattcTCCAACAACGCCACCAACGGCTTGTCAGGGTCGATGCCGGAACGCCCCAAGCTCTCTCGCTCCTCCAGCAAGAAGGAACGTAAAGAGGATCGCGAGGAGCGCAGCCGCGTCCGAGACAAGGAAAAGTCTCGAGATCGCGAGAAAGAGGACAAGCGCGAGCGggacaaggaaaaagaaaaggaaaaggagaaggaaaaggaaaagaaagaacacagagctgaaaaggagcGACTCTCCCGTCGCTTTGAAGAGCGGCGTGTGGTTCCGCCTGCACCCGCCCCGGCGGCTCCAgcgcctccacctccacccATCACAAATCGACGGAACAGCTTCATCGAGGGCTGGGGCCCCGCCGGCCGGACGTCGTCAGCCTCGGGATCTTCCACTCGGAGTTACACCAACGGACCCCATGTACCCCACGGACCCAACGGGCACATTGGACACAATGGACACGCGCAAGTGCCTGCTGTCACACCTGTCAACAAGACGGCTTATGCCAACATTTCCCGGACTGCTGCAAACCCAATGACTCCTCGTATCTACAGCGTTGCTGGAAGCACAGCCGCCGTGTTCGATGACGACGGGAGCTACGAGGATGGCAACTATCATGCCTATCCGATCAGccgataaaaaaaaggattattCTCTCGGGGCCACTTGCTCTTGCCAGACTAATGTGGATTACACGGAGAATGGCTTGCTATCTAGACAATGGTATGCAAGCAGCGGTTGTTGTGAGGGCTAGTTGCTCTTTCGTTCAGTGgattgttttgttttgttttgctttgttATACCTATATTATGGTGTCTCCAATTggattttttctttgatCCCTTCGGCCTTActtcttggcttttcttCGACCCCGGAAATGGCCACACACGCAATATTTCCTTCACGGCCCTGGTTCCACTTCTCCGATACCGCCACCGGGATATTCAGCGGGGATGTCAACCGGCTCTCTGCCGCTCTCAGCCCATAAACAATGGAACTTGGACCAATCTTTTCTCcgctttgttttttttaacccaCCCGGCTATTCCTTGGCGCCTATGCAGATTGGTTATTAGCTGCATGGCTGTGGCCAGAGACCGGTATTTTTTGTTGACTGCAACCCATTGAGTCACATCAATCCTGACCCGCTTGGGATGCTGTCAACATAAAATACTTTGACTACAAAGACTGTTACGCTGTCTGCCGAGTCGCCAATATCGGTTACATGCCCGACTGTGTGGGCTGcgcccttttcccttctgcTTACACCACCCTTTCTGTCTTCTTTACTTCTTTCGGCTTCCCTcttcatttttattttcccctCTTAAAAATTTCTCTTTCTATCAACGGCCAATTCTCCTCAGCGGCCCATCGTATCCTTATCGATTGTTTTATTGCCCTGTGATCAAACTCGTTGTAAGTTGTGGTTTTCCTCGCGTTTGGCGCCGGTGTCTCGTTCTAGCATACCTGGTCCGCCATCACGCCGCGGCTGCTTGTCAGTATGAagcttttcccttctctctcagATGACCTTGCTCGTTGGGCAGAGCTACAGCCTGTCTTCTTCACTGGCTCAGCTGCTACTCACGGTCGTCATGTCAATGTTTCTCCCAAAGGGCTAGATGCGCACTTCTCTGTCCTCAGCCCCAACCAATGCGCCTACATTGACCGCACTGGATCTGGATGTGAAACAATTTCTCATGCCTACGAAAATGGACGCCTCTGTCTCATGTTTATGAGCTTTGGCCCTTCCCCGCGAATCCTACGACTCTTCTGTCGTGTTTCGGTTGTGGAGTGGGACCAGCCAGCCTTTCCTGCCTTGATACGCAAAATTGCCAAGGGCAAGCGAGAGGCTTTTGATGGTGCTCGCGCCGTCATCCTCTGCAATATTTGGCAAGCTCAGACTAGCTGTGGATATGGCGTACCGCGTGTGAAGAAGGGGCTTTATAACcctgatggagatgatgaaaatggcaCTGGCATCGTCAGAGCTATTGATGAAGTCCTTCGCGAGGGGGTTGAGGACGGCGAAAAGCTCGATGAGCTGTCTGTTTTTGAACAGCGGCCCACGCTGGACCACTGGGCTTCCAAGCAAACCAATGACAACAAGATGCTGGGCTACCAGATTATCAACAATTGCAGCAGTATTGATGGGCTCCCTGGGTTGAAAGCGGCAAGGCGTGAAGCCGGGCAGATGCTTTGGGTGGGCGACCTGAAGGCTAGGCTGCAAAGGATCGCCTCCGAAGGCGAGGCCGTCGTAGCAGGATTTTTATTAGCGGTGCTGttgtattttgtttttgttggaTTAGATTTACGTGGGATATTTACGGCTGTGTTTTAACGCTATGTTATGTTATGAGATAGATGGAGGGATGGGTTGTTTCTATTtgcgttttttttcttctttcttgtgtattctttttctttgtcttcttcacccCCGTTCCCTACCTTCCCCTTCTTACTCTGGGTATTCATGATGACGCTTTGCCGATTTCTCTTTGTTCTGCTAATGTTATGTCATGTCacaattgtttttttttttttaccttacTAAAATTTCCTTTTAGGTAGTTATAGATTTATGCAAAAAATGGTCCCTTGCGGGTAATGAATGATTATCAATTGCAACGAATTCTTGGATTTACTCCTTCCCACTTGGATACTCCTTTCGAATCGGTGTTGTAGTTGTGGGATTTCTCTTCGActggtattttttttttaaatgctcAGATCTGCGTATGTTTGGAGTGGGCGTTGGACTCATTCACAGAGGCACCCATCTTTTACAAACTCATCAATTATTAAACGAGTGACATGTAGAGCATTAATACTAAGCACCAGCCTAAAATCAAACATCCATGCTAAGGGGCTAGAGTCGGTAGACTACCTCAAGAGAGACGCTTGTCATTCACTGCTGCATATTTCCAAACCAACGGCATAGATGGCTTTAGCTAATCATCTCCGTCCACCACGCCGGCGATTTCATCTCCCCCAAGAATGCACACGCATTTTACTTTACAGTCTATCCCCCCACTCTCATGCTTACTTTGGCCaaagatatatatgtgtatgtatTCATATATCGCCTGAgtcaaaatcaaaatcatccCGCGAAGAAGGACTTTAGCGACGTTTCCAAAATATTTGTCGCAGGGCGGTAGGTTGTGCCTCATTTTGACGGCGTAATGGCCTAAGTTGCGGAAACGTGGTGTGGGCCATTCTAAGGGGGGTTTCTTTGAGCTTCGAGTGACGGATTCTTTTTAGAGTTAAGGCTCATATGGATCGCTGCTTTTGGTGTATTCACTTGGACGCTGGTTATTTTCCTTTCGTATGACGAAGACAATTCAGCAGAGCCAGTTTGAGACACCCTACGGGGTGAAGGATATTCACTGCGCTGACGGGTTTGCTGAGATCAAAATCAGGAATGATAATGGAAGGCGTCGGAAGATTTATAAGTTGCGAATCGCTCAGCCACCGCTCGTTGCCGCAATAGGAGTGCCATTCGTAGAAGCAGGCTGATTGCTGTTAGTATTAGCAGCTCCTTTACCACCCCTCCCACGCCTGCCACGTCCGCTGCTTGAGCTCTTCTCAGGAGCAGCGCTATTGCTTGTAGCATTGGAtggggcagcagcagcagcagcagcattgccgCTACCAGAAGCAGCCGGAGCAGGCTTCTTATCCTTACGTTCGAGAACTTGAACAGTTCCTTGTGCAACGGAAATGGGGCTTGCAGAGATAGCCTTAGCAAGGCCGGAGTGGTCGGCAAAATCCACATACGCGAAGCCCTTACGCTTGTCTACCTCGATAAAAGTAACGGTACCAAATACTTGCAAGGCTTGCTTCAACACGGGTTCGGTGATGCCCTGGGAAGAGTTGGCGTGCTTAACAAAGCCACGAGTGGCGTTGGAAGATGATGCCGCGGCAGATTTCTTTTGAGACCCCGAAGATTTGGCAGAGCTGCCCTTTTGGCCATTTGCCGCATTGGTCCCTGACTTGGAGCTGTTTTGTTGAGTCGCAGAGGCGGCCTCAGCAGTAGACTTGGGTGAATCTGCGTCATTGTTGGCAGCAGGCTTCTTCTTAAGGATAACAGGTGGAGTTGTGGTTGCATTTTGCCCAGATTTTTCCGATGCCTTAGTTTTTTCAGCATTTTTACCGCTGCGAGACTTACGCGCTGGCTGTTGGCTCTTGGAAGAGCTATTTGTCGATTGCTGAGCTTTAGCAGACGCCTGAGTACTGGTTGATTCTACTGGAGCCGATGCAGAGGTCTGCTGGTTCTCCTTTCCTGCCCCGGATGATTCCTTATTCTCTTCGGTGGCGGCCGTCTTAGAGCTGGACTCAGCTTTAGCAGCATCTTGTCGGGCTCGCCGATAGGCACTACCTGGACTGAGACCAAGATCTCGCTGCAGCATGCGGGCGGCGATGGACACGCCAGCACGGCGACTCTTGGGGGTTGGTGCTTCTGTAGCAGTCGCCTGGCTTGCGGCCGGtttggcggcttcggcgGATTGttcggcagcagcagccttcttgGTGAGAATTTTAACGGGTTCCTTAGGAGCGGCTTTCTCAGACTTGGAACTCTTGCTCTctttgcccttcttttttgagccctcttcatccttgGACGCAGACTTTCCCTTAGTTGCTGCGGCTTCTCTAGAGTGTTTGGCGCtcttagcagcagcagcttctttaagcttatttgccttcttttcctttagATACTCAATCAATGGGGTGGTGGTGACTTTAGTTTCGGCCGCATCCTCGACCTCCTCGTTTTCAGTAACCTCCTTTGGCTGCACCGGATTAGCGAGACCTTCAAGAAAGGCCATAAACTCTGGGTCTTGATCGATAGTTCCCTGGCGAGCATCAACACGCTTCTTATTTCCTGGGACCTTTTTGTAGATGGACATTTCCAAGGAAGGGGGGCCGATAAGAGAAGGACTAGTGAAGGTGGATTTGGCGTCTTCCCAGGTCGCATTTCGAACGATATCGCTAAGGGGCATGATATAGTCCTTACGCATCACATGAAGGTACGCCCTAGAGGGTCGTGATGGCTTTGAGATCCTTGTGTCACCAATGTTAGTGTCTCAAAGAGAATTTGAGAAtttgagagagagggggatgATATCTAGCTATGATATCCCGAGGACATACTCATTGCAAACCTTGCCTGGGGCGTAAGAAAACCAATCAACCTTGCCATTGCCCACTCCCCATTCAGAGcccaagatggagacgaaTTCGGTCTCAGTCATGCCCGGAGGTAGGCGGCGGATAATGACCTTTTCACCTTCATGAGGAGTCTTGGTCTTGGGAGCCTTTGTCGATTCCGCATCATGGGTGGTGCCCCGACCCTCACTTTGTTTCTCGGCCgtgcccttgcccttgttAGGACGAGACGCGCCGCCCTCAGCAGTGGCTTTGTTCTGTGCAAGGCGACATATCAGTTAACCATGCCGGACGAGCATCTCACATCGCCTCTCACCTTGGCAGACTCATTTGCCGAGGCGGAAGCCGCCCCGTTTGTCCTGCGAGACAGGACCTGCGGTGCTTGAGTCGACATTGTGCATATCGTACAGATTTAAGGGATGCAACGTCAGGGTTCTAAAGACGCAGGTGCGAGCATGAAGGCGTCTCGGCCAGCCACGGGTTTTGAGGCCTGGGACAGAGATAGGCAGATAGGGTCAAATGAGTCGCGGCCTTCCGTCATATGAGAAAGCGTGGGCCCACTAAATAAATGCAGCGCATTGAATGCTGGAGCATAAAAAGGAATTTCGTACCAGAAGCAGACGGAGTTAGTGCCGCCTCATTCGAGTCTTTCTGTGGCGAAGATGCGGTTGACCTAATATGGAGCGGTCACGTGCAGCCGAGTAGAGGGAGTCGGTGATGGAATGAGgaattgctgctgccgcctttTCTGTTGGCAGGTCGTTGCATACGTAAGACATGTTGGAAATAAGAGCGTGAATAGACTCATTTAGACTGCTATTTTGTGTAGAGTAAATAATAACGAATAGGTTTTAACATACTCTTGTTATTGATAACGGGCATCTATATCAGACGGCTTTACTTGGGTACTAAGATTAACGATAAGCGCAGCGGCAGTCATCACAGCATACCTAGCAGGCGCTACAGCGAGCGCACAGGCCCCTCCGAGAAAGATCCGGCGCCTGCCTCCCGCTGAAGCGCAGCCCCTGGCGCCTGAAACCACAAGCGTTGAGAGGCCAACCCCACCAAGCGAAGCCCTCAATCGCCGTCATCTCAGGCCCGCTGATAAAGCATCATCCCTTCCACGCACTGGCACCGCGTTGGGCTGAATCAACCCAGCCGTTGCGCCGTTGCCATTTTTCGATCCCCAAGATGGCGGCAAACGTACCTCGACCCGGCCCTGCCAACCTGGGGCCCAATGCCGGCCTGGACGAGTGGCTGGAGGAGGCCAAGCAGTGCCACTATCTGCCTGAGCGAGCCATGAAGGAGCTGTGCGAAAAGGTCAAGGAAATCTTGATGGAGGGTACGCAGCCCATCACCTGCAACTGACCTTTGGCGACCCCCTCGCTGGAAGTAGGCGAGATGGAAGAACATGGAGGCGCTGACATGATGAGTCCCGCAGAGTCCAACATCCAGCCCGTCTGCACACCCGTCACCGTATGCGGCGACATCCACGGCCAGTTTTACGACTTGCTCGAGCTTTTCCGCGTTGCTGGTGGCATGCCGGGCGAGACTGACGTGCAGGCGCCGAAGTCCATGACCGCGGTCATCACATCGGAGGACATCGAGCCCCCAACCGAAATCACAAACCCGAagctgaggaagaagctaAAGTCCCCCGGAGGCGGGGCCGGCTCGGGTGAcgctgatgaagacgaggatggagaggaagagcagcaggGAGGCAACGACGTGCCCGCGGTCAATACAGTTACGTCTTCGCAGAGCGCCGAGACTCGCTTCGTATTTCTTGGAGACTACGTGGACAGAGGATACTTTAGCTTGGAGGCGTTCACATTGCTCATGTGCTTGAAAGCAAAGTACGATACCATCAACGCCTTTTGTTCTGCTCTTTCTCAGCCCAGGGTTCCCCTTAGTGCTGATACTAACACCGGTATAGATACCCAGACCGCATTGTCCTCGTCAGAGGTAACCACGAATCGCGCCAAA comes from Trichoderma asperellum chromosome 3, complete sequence and encodes:
- a CDS encoding uncharacterized protein (TransMembrane:2 (i20-42o48-68i)), with translation MWITRRMACYLDNGMQAAVVVRASCSFVQWIVLFCFALLYLYYGVSNWIFSLIPSALLLGFSSTPEMATHAIFPSRPWFHFSDTATGIFSGDVNRLSAALSP
- a CDS encoding uncharacterized protein (EggNog:ENOG41~TransMembrane:1 (i251-269o)), with product MKLFPSLSDDLARWAELQPVFFTGSAATHGRHVNVSPKGLDAHFSVLSPNQCAYIDRTGSGCETISHAYENGRLCLMFMSFGPSPRILRLFCRVSVVEWDQPAFPALIRKIAKGKREAFDGARAVILCNIWQAQTSCGYGVPRVKKGLYNPDGDDENGTGIVRAIDEVLREGVEDGEKLDELSVFEQRPTLDHWASKQTNDNKMLGYQIINNCSSIDGLPGLKAARREAGQMLWVGDLKARLQRIASEGEAVVAGFLLAVLLYFVFVGLDLRGIFTAVF
- the SIT4 gene encoding sporulation-induced protein, whose translation is MAANVPRPGPANLGPNAGLDEWLEEAKQCHYLPERAMKELCEKVKEILMEESNIQPVCTPVTVCGDIHGQFYDLLELFRVAGGMPGETDVQAPKSMTAVITSEDIEPPTEITNPKLRKKLKSPGGGAGSGDADEDEDGEEEQQGGNDVPAVNTVTSSQSAETRFVFLGDYVDRGYFSLEAFTLLMCLKAKYPDRIVLVRGNHESRQITQVYGFYEECQQKYGNASVWKACCHVFDFLVLAAIVDGELLCVHGGLSPEIRTIDQIRVVARAQEIPHEGAFCDLVWSDPDDIDTWAVSPRGAGWLFGDKVATEFNHVNGLKLIARAHQLVNEGYKYHFDENSVVTVWSAPNYCYRCGNVASIMTVDNDLAPKFSIFSAVPDDQRHVPASRRSPGDYFL
- a CDS encoding uncharacterized protein (EggNog:ENOG41) translates to MEGRRGTQTRGSRRYGFDALMSPAVTSDYEQRLLDSLNTAHTELNKTNSERDRYLSLLEQANKKLAEVTVTNTDLKSQNQNLKDTIASLQERLQRGKEESERLAFENDALARDYTELKAKYSSLSHQYNALNSAPPPFSNNATNGLSGSMPERPKLSRSSSKKERKEDREERSRVRDKEKSRDREKEDKRERDKEKEKEKEKEKEKKEHRAEKERLSRRFEERRVVPPAPAPAAPAPPPPPITNRRNSFIEGWGPAGRTSSASGSSTRSYTNGPHVPHGPNGHIGHNGHAQVPAVTPVNKTAYANISRTAANPMTPRIYSVAGSTAAVFDDDGSYEDGNYHAYPISR